From Nicotiana tabacum cultivar K326 chromosome 22, ASM71507v2, whole genome shotgun sequence, one genomic window encodes:
- the LOC107830831 gene encoding protein argonaute 4-like, with amino-acid sequence MAEEDKNGAAEGLPPPPPVPPDFTPAKSEPEPVKKKAAPRLPMARRGLGNKGQKIQILTNHFKVNVTNVDGHFFHYSVALFYEDGRPVDGKGVGRKVLDRVHETYDTELAGKDFAYDGEKSLFTIGALPRNKMEFTVVLEDVTSNRNNGNSSPAAADEGPNESDRKRLRRPYQSKSFKVEISFAAKIPMQAIANALRGQESENSQEALRVLDIILRQHAAKQGCLLVRQSFFHNDPKNFVDVGGGVLGCRGFHSSFRTTQSGLSLNIDVSTTMIIQPGPVVDFLIANQNAKDPFTLDWAKAKRMLKNLRVKTSPTNQEYKITGLSERSCREQTFTLKQKGKDGEGDEITVYDYFVNHRNIDLRYSADLPCINVGKPKRPTYFPIELCNLVSLQRYTKSLSTFQRSSLVEKSRQKPQERMQVLSNALKINKYDAEPLLRACGISISSNFTQVEGRVLPPPKLKTGGDDFVPRNGRWNFNNKRLVDPTKIERWAVVNFSARCNIQGLISDLIKCGKMKGIMVEDPFDVFEESPQFRRAPPLVRVEKMFEEVQSKLPGAPKFLLCLLPERKNCDIYGPWKRKNLAEFGIVTQCIAPTRVNDQYITNVLLKINAKLGGLNSMLTVEHAPAIPMVSKVPTIILGMDVSHGSPGQSDVPSIAAVVSSRQWPSISRYRASVRTQSPKVEMIDNLFKRASDTEDEGIMREALLDFYVSSGKRKPEHIIIFRDGVSESQFNQVLNIELDQIIEACKFLDEKWSPKFTVIIAQKNHHTKFFQPGDPNNVPPGTIIDNKVCHPRNYDFYLCAHAGMIGTTRPTHYHVLYDEIGFSPDDLQELVHNLSYV; translated from the exons ATGGCTGAGGAAGATAAGAACGGAGCAGCAGAGGGTCTGCCACCTCCTCCCCCTGTTCCACCTGATTTCACTCCTGCAAAATCAGAACCCGAGCCGGTGAAGAAAAAGGCGGCTCCACGTCTTCCCATGGCCAGACGTGGCCTTGGAAACAAGGGACAAAAGATTCAAATTCTTACTAATCACTTTAAAGTGAATGTGACCAATGTGGATGGACACTTCTTTCACTACAGT GTTGCCCTATTTTATGAAGATGGGCGGCCAGTAGATGGGAAGGGAGTTGGCAGAAAGGTCCTAGATAGAGTGCATGAAACATATGATACAGAATTAGCTGGAAAGGATTTTGCTTATGATGGGGAAAAAAGCTTGTTTACCATTGGAGCACTCCCTCGAAATAAAATGGAGTTCACCGTTGTTCTTGAAGACGTTACATCAAATAG GAACAATGGCAATAGCAGCCCTGCTGCTGCAGATGAAGGTCCCAATGAAAGTGAcaggaaaaggttacgacgtccTTACCAATCAAAATCTTTTAAGGTGGAGATAAGCTTTGCTGCGAAAATTCCAATGCAGGCAATTGCAAATGCTTTGCGGGGTCAAGAGTCGGAGAACTCTCAAGAAGCCTTGAGGGTGTTGGATATAATTTTAAGGCAGCATGCTGCTAAGCA GGGCTGTCTGCTTGTTCGTCAGTCCTTTTTCCACAATGATCCGAAGAACTTTGTTGATGTTGGCGGTGGTGTTCTTGGTTGTCGAGGATTCCATTCTAGCTTTAGGACCACTCAGAGTGGCTTGTCTTTGAACATCG ATGTGTCTACCACAATGATTATCCAGCCTGGGCCTGTAGTGGATTTTTTGATAGCAAATCAAAATGCAAAAGATCCCTTTACGCTGGATTGGGCAAAG GCAAAACGTATGCTCAAGAATTTGAGGGTGAAGACTAGTCCAACTAATCAAGAGTACAAGATTACTGGACTGAGTGAGAGATCCTGTAGGGAGCAAAC GTTTACCCTGAAGCAGAAAGGTAAAGATGGGGAAGGTGATGAAATTACTGTTTATGATTACTTTGTCAATCACCGAAACATAGACTTGCGCTATTCTGCGGATTTGCCTTGCATCAATGTTGGGAAACCCAAACGTCCCACCTATTTCCCTATCGAG CTCTGCAATTTGGTGTCATTGCAAAGGTATACAAAATCTCTGTCCACATTCCAGAGATCTTCATTAGTGGAGAAATCTAGGCAAAAGCCTCAGGAGAGGATGCAAGTCCTAAGCAAT GCCCTCAAAATCAACAAATATGATGCCGAGCCTCTGCTTCGTGCCTGTGGAATTTCAATCAGCAGTAACTTCACCCAGGTTGAAGGGCGTGTTCTTCCTCCCCCAAAG TTGAAGACAGGTGGTGATGACTTTGTTCCACGTAATGGCAGGTGGAATTTCAATAACAAG AGACTGGTTGATCCGACAAAGATAGAGCGCTGGGCTGTTGTCAACTTTTCTGCACGTTGTAACATACAAGGGCTAATCAGTGATCTTATAAAATGTGGAAAAATGAAAGGAATT ATGGTGGAAGATCCATTTGATgtttttgaagagtctccacaATTCAGAAGGGCTCCCCCGCTTGTCAGAGTGGAAAAAATGTTTGAAGAAGTCCAGTCAAAACTTCCCGGGGCACCGAAATTTCTGCTTTGTTTGCTTCCTGAGAGGAAAAACTGTGACATTTATG GACCATGGAAGCGGAAGAATTTGGCTGAATTCGGCATTGTTACCCAATGCATAGCTCCAACGAGAGTCAATGACCAGTATATCACCAATGTGCTTCTGAAGATAAATGCAAAG CTTGGTGGTTTGAATTCTATGTTAACTGTTGAACATGCTCCCGCAATCCCTATGGTATCTAAGGTTCCCACCATAATTCTTGGGATGGATGTGTCACATGGTTCTCCTGGCCAATCTGATGTGCCATCCATTGCTGCG GTTGTCAGCTCAAGGCAGTGGCCTTCGATATCTCGTTACAGAGCTTCAGTGCGCACTCAGTCTCCTAAAGTGGAGATGATAGACAACTTGTTTAAACGTGCTTCTGACACTGAGGATGAGGGGATAATGAG GGAAGCTTTGCTAGACTTTTATGTGAGTTCTGGAAAAAGGAAGCCTGAGCATATTATTATATTCAG ggaTGGTGTCAGTGAATCTCAATTTAATCAAGTTCTGAACATTGAACTGGATCAGATCATTGAG GCGTGTAAATTTCTCGACGAGAAGTGGTCACCCAAGTTTACTGTGATAATTGCACAGAAGAATCATCATACCAAGTTTTTCCAGCCTGGAGATCCTAACAATGTTCCTCCAG GCACGATTATCGACAATAAAGTTTGTCACCCAAGAAATTATGATTTCTACTTGTGCGCCCATGCTGGAATGATT GGTACCACTCGTCCTACACACTACCATGTCTTGTATGATGAAATTGGTTTCTCGCCTGATGATCTTCAAGAGCTTGTTCATAATCTATCTTATGTGTAA